A single region of the Salarchaeum japonicum genome encodes:
- a CDS encoding metal-dependent hydrolase, with amino-acid sequence MFVGHEMLAFALVALAALRLGRSRPEALALGVAAGAFAAVPDVDMVYAPAGLLGLDSAGAFAAANAFWGASTVVHRAMTHSLVLAVPAALGFALAAHDARNRWLAAPVLLALVGVAAVASGLLGAFVMTVYVAAGALVAVFAARRLALGPREVAAVALAGLVTHPFGDLFTGDAPAFFYPFSNLVFDGRVALAADPTLHLLGAFGVELAAIWLGVLTYLHLTERSPWRHLNVRAAGGAAYALAAFVIAPPTLDTSYQFVFSVLAVGFVGVVPDWKRRLPSPPTAAVTGLAAVTVAGLAYAVAYVAA; translated from the coding sequence ATGTTCGTCGGCCACGAGATGCTCGCGTTCGCCCTCGTCGCCCTCGCGGCCCTCCGACTCGGCCGCTCGCGACCGGAGGCGCTCGCGCTCGGCGTCGCCGCGGGCGCGTTCGCCGCCGTCCCCGACGTGGACATGGTGTACGCGCCCGCCGGCCTGCTCGGCCTCGACTCCGCGGGCGCGTTCGCCGCCGCGAACGCCTTCTGGGGCGCGTCCACCGTCGTCCATCGCGCGATGACGCACTCGCTCGTCCTCGCCGTCCCCGCCGCCCTCGGGTTCGCGCTCGCCGCCCACGACGCTCGAAACAGGTGGCTCGCCGCGCCCGTCCTGCTCGCGCTCGTCGGCGTCGCCGCCGTCGCGAGCGGGCTGCTCGGCGCGTTCGTCATGACCGTGTACGTCGCCGCGGGCGCGCTCGTCGCCGTGTTCGCCGCGCGCCGTCTCGCCCTCGGCCCGCGGGAGGTCGCGGCGGTCGCGCTCGCCGGCCTCGTCACGCATCCGTTCGGCGACCTGTTCACGGGCGACGCCCCGGCGTTCTTCTACCCGTTCTCGAACCTCGTGTTCGACGGCCGGGTCGCGCTCGCCGCCGACCCCACCCTCCACCTGCTCGGCGCGTTCGGCGTCGAACTCGCCGCCATCTGGCTCGGCGTCCTCACTTACCTCCATCTCACCGAGCGCTCGCCGTGGCGACACCTGAACGTCCGCGCGGCGGGCGGCGCGGCGTACGCGCTCGCCGCGTTCGTCATCGCGCCGCCGACCCTCGACACTTCCTACCAGTTCGTGTTCAGCGTGCTCGCCGTCGGGTTCGTCGGCGTCGTCCCCGACTGGAAGCGCCGCCTTCCCTCGCCGCCGACCGCCGCCGTCACGGGCTTGGCCGCGGTCACCGTGGCGGGACTCGCGTACGCCGTCGCGTACGTCGCCGCCTGA
- a CDS encoding dodecin, with translation MVYKKITLIGRSEESFEAAVDNAIDRAEETLDNVSWVEVVEQGVEVGSVENREYQAEVEVAFALD, from the coding sequence ATGGTGTACAAGAAAATCACCCTCATCGGGCGGAGCGAGGAGAGTTTCGAAGCCGCAGTGGACAACGCAATCGACCGCGCCGAGGAGACCCTCGACAACGTCTCCTGGGTGGAGGTCGTCGAGCAGGGCGTCGAAGTCGGGAGCGTCGAGAATCGAGAGTACCAGGCGGAAGTCGAAGTCGCGTTCGCGCTCGACTAA
- a CDS encoding HesB/IscA family protein, giving the protein MSTTAESGGDGAPVTVTEEAASQAINLLESEGLDTDIAGLRLFVQQGGCAGLSYGMRFDDEPEGDDTITEHHGLRVFVDPSSLKYIEGSELDYENGLQAAGFHVENPNVEAECGCGESFRT; this is encoded by the coding sequence ATGAGTACGACTGCCGAGTCCGGCGGCGACGGCGCGCCGGTCACGGTCACCGAGGAAGCGGCCTCGCAGGCCATCAACCTCCTCGAAAGCGAAGGCCTCGACACGGACATCGCTGGACTCCGCCTGTTCGTCCAGCAGGGCGGCTGTGCGGGCCTCTCCTACGGGATGCGGTTCGACGACGAACCCGAGGGCGACGACACCATCACCGAGCACCACGGGCTTCGCGTGTTCGTCGATCCGAGTAGCCTGAAGTACATCGAGGGAAGCGAACTCGACTACGAGAACGGCCTGCAGGCCGCGGGCTTCCACGTCGAGAACCCGAACGTCGAAGCCGAATGCGGCTGCGGCGAGTCCTTCCGAACTTAG
- a CDS encoding mechanosensitive ion channel domain-containing protein — protein MGIIEQTVSEFLDGVVGALPKVASGVVFLVLAAVLVQLVGYVVKAFLRRVFDDQPLYVTFCWTVIAVFLWFGVVLGFLAIVGLNDIAAALGTASGFLALGVSYALSGMIADAVAGIYLLRDPDFNPGDTVTAGDTTGTVEEIELRKTRISVDGDTVVRANAEIEKKWTKRASEHDTE, from the coding sequence ATGGGCATCATCGAACAGACTGTCTCCGAGTTCCTCGACGGCGTCGTCGGCGCGCTCCCGAAGGTCGCGTCCGGCGTCGTCTTCCTCGTGCTCGCCGCGGTTCTCGTCCAGCTCGTCGGATACGTCGTGAAGGCCTTCCTCCGCCGGGTGTTCGACGACCAGCCGCTGTACGTCACGTTCTGCTGGACCGTCATCGCCGTCTTCCTCTGGTTCGGCGTCGTCCTCGGTTTCCTCGCCATCGTCGGCCTGAACGACATCGCCGCCGCGCTCGGCACCGCCTCCGGCTTCCTCGCGCTCGGCGTGTCGTACGCGCTCTCCGGAATGATAGCGGACGCCGTCGCGGGCATCTACCTCCTCCGCGACCCCGACTTCAACCCCGGCGACACCGTCACCGCCGGCGACACCACCGGCACCGTCGAGGAGATAGAACTCCGGAAGACCCGAATCAGCGTGGACGGCGACACCGTCGTGCGCGCGAACGCCGAAATCGAGAAGAAGTGGACGAAGCGCGCGAGCGAGCACGACACCGAGTAG
- a CDS encoding DUF7522 family protein — protein sequence MSDADTVVERLRREFGDALRSVTRYDADGYEDLYVREDVESGYADDRMERIAEETRMEALQSTYLRDLFQPVHGDFECTARFFEDGIELNYTVSETRGFAVGLDRHAGDADSVADRVERALDDPS from the coding sequence ATGAGTGACGCCGACACAGTCGTCGAACGCTTGCGTCGCGAGTTCGGTGACGCGCTCCGCTCCGTGACGCGGTACGACGCGGACGGCTACGAAGACCTCTACGTTCGCGAGGACGTGGAATCAGGGTACGCGGACGACCGGATGGAACGAATCGCGGAGGAGACGCGGATGGAGGCGTTACAGAGCACGTACCTCCGCGACCTCTTCCAGCCCGTGCACGGCGACTTCGAGTGCACCGCCCGGTTCTTCGAGGACGGCATCGAACTGAACTACACGGTCTCCGAGACCCGGGGGTTCGCGGTCGGCCTCGACCGGCACGCCGGGGACGCGGACTCGGTCGCCGACCGCGTCGAGCGCGCGCTCGACGACCCCTCGTAG